A section of the Verrucomicrobium sp. GAS474 genome encodes:
- the fabV gene encoding enoyl-ACP reductase FabV, which translates to MILRPRIRGFICLTTHPDGCRAHVREQIAYVKAKGPVANLPKRVLVIGASTGYGLAARIATTFGGGASTLGVFFAKPPSEDRTATAGWYNTVAFEREAAAAGYDAKDIHGDAYSDETKQRVVEQIRKSWGQVDLVVYSLASPKRNNPRTGKAPNSCLKPIGAPYTAKTVNTDKQEVHDITLPEASEQDIADTVSVMGGEDWEWWIDALEQGGVLAPGATTLAFSYIGPKLTFPIYRHGTIGRAKEDLEATALRLNERLAKTNGGARVVISKALVTQASSAIPVVPLYISLLYKVMKEKGLHEGCIEQMYRLFSTTPAPDAEGRLRIDDWEMRPDIQAEVEALWPQVATGNLKEISDFAGYQKEFLRLFGYGLAEVDYEAESDAMKMGGEPAVLL; encoded by the coding sequence ATGATTCTCCGTCCCCGTATCCGCGGCTTCATCTGCCTCACCACCCACCCCGACGGCTGCCGCGCCCACGTCCGCGAGCAGATCGCCTACGTGAAGGCGAAGGGCCCCGTCGCGAACCTCCCGAAGCGGGTCCTCGTCATCGGGGCCTCGACCGGCTACGGCCTCGCCGCCCGCATCGCGACGACCTTCGGCGGCGGCGCCTCGACCCTCGGCGTCTTCTTCGCGAAGCCCCCCTCCGAGGACCGCACCGCCACGGCGGGCTGGTACAACACCGTCGCCTTCGAGCGCGAGGCGGCGGCCGCCGGCTACGACGCGAAGGACATCCACGGCGACGCCTACTCCGACGAGACGAAGCAGCGCGTCGTCGAGCAGATCCGCAAGAGCTGGGGACAGGTCGACTTGGTCGTCTACAGCCTCGCCTCCCCGAAGCGGAACAATCCCCGCACCGGCAAGGCCCCCAACTCCTGCCTGAAGCCGATCGGCGCGCCCTACACGGCGAAGACCGTGAACACCGACAAGCAGGAAGTCCACGACATCACCCTCCCCGAGGCCTCCGAACAGGACATCGCCGACACCGTCTCCGTCATGGGCGGCGAGGATTGGGAATGGTGGATCGACGCACTCGAGCAGGGCGGCGTCCTCGCCCCCGGCGCCACCACGCTCGCCTTCTCCTATATCGGGCCGAAGCTGACCTTCCCCATCTATCGCCACGGCACCATCGGCCGCGCCAAGGAAGACCTGGAGGCGACCGCCCTCCGCCTGAACGAGCGCCTCGCCAAGACCAACGGCGGCGCCCGCGTCGTCATCAGCAAGGCTCTCGTCACCCAGGCCAGCTCGGCAATCCCCGTCGTCCCGCTCTACATCTCCCTCCTCTACAAGGTGATGAAGGAAAAGGGCCTCCACGAAGGGTGCATCGAGCAGATGTACCGCCTCTTCTCGACGACCCCCGCGCCCGACGCCGAGGGTCGCCTCCGCATCGACGATTGGGAGATGCGTCCCGACATCCAGGCCGAGGTCGAGGCCCTCTGGCCCCAGGTGGCCACGGGGAACCTGAAGGAAATCTCCGACTTCGCCGGGTACCAGAAGGAATTCCTCCGCCTCTTCGGCTACGGCCTCGCCGAAGTCGACTACGAGGCCGAGTCCGACGCGATGAAGATGGGCGGCGAGCCCGCCGTCCTCCTCTAG
- a CDS encoding ABC transporter ATP-binding protein, translated as MNPVITVSGLTCRFGGWRGVEAVRELTLAVPEGSIYAFLGTNGAGKTTTIKALLNLVVPTSGTCTLLGVPSAKIGPAELAQIGYVSENQKLPEALTVRELIAYSRALYPTWDDAFCRTLVEKLALPLDRKVKHFSRGMKMKAALLISLAYRPKLLLLDEPFAGLDPLVREEFIEALRELSREGNWTVFISSHDIDEVERLADWIGIIDAGRLCLSESLATLRARPMPDGSPFSLRDLFLTVTRTLRQNPAARF; from the coding sequence ATGAACCCCGTCATCACCGTCAGCGGATTGACCTGCCGCTTTGGAGGGTGGCGGGGCGTCGAGGCGGTGCGGGAATTGACCCTCGCCGTCCCGGAGGGCTCGATCTACGCGTTCCTCGGGACGAACGGCGCGGGCAAGACGACGACGATCAAGGCGCTCCTCAATCTCGTCGTTCCCACCTCGGGGACCTGCACCCTCCTCGGCGTCCCGTCGGCGAAGATCGGCCCCGCCGAGCTGGCGCAGATCGGCTACGTCTCCGAGAACCAGAAGCTGCCCGAGGCGCTGACGGTGCGGGAACTGATCGCTTACTCCCGCGCCCTCTACCCGACGTGGGACGACGCTTTCTGCCGCACCCTCGTGGAGAAGCTCGCCCTGCCGCTCGACCGGAAGGTGAAGCACTTCTCCCGGGGGATGAAGATGAAGGCGGCTCTTCTCATTTCCCTCGCCTACCGCCCGAAGCTCCTCCTCCTCGACGAGCCCTTCGCCGGGCTCGACCCCCTGGTGCGCGAGGAATTCATCGAGGCCCTCCGCGAGCTCTCCCGTGAGGGCAACTGGACGGTCTTCATTTCCTCGCACGACATCGACGAGGTCGAACGGCTGGCTGACTGGATCGGCATCATCGATGCCGGGCGGCTCTGCCTTTCCGAGTCGCTGGCGACGCTCCGCGCCCGTCCCATGCCCGACGGCAGCCCCTTCTCCCTCCGCGACCTCTTCCTCACCGTCACCCGCACCCTGCGGCAGAACCCCGCCGCCCGTTTCTAA
- a CDS encoding glycosyltransferase yields MTTLEGHGGGERFFVDVTGCALHGGRGGIPRMSRELFGALQTTLAGTAPVVPLTWEEPLGAFARLGFFHHLHFRDWIPFRKRASLAERKWRGWTRRRRALGSGDLDGAWLVLSEVFTDGRLRWLSRARESSPRMKIAAVFHDGIALTHPHWVSPQALSGFEAYAEALTRCDAVICVSRQSRDDLVAFWAARGWPAARTEVLHWPLPGIAAGDGGNADAARPEAEPRLLCVSSLEPRKNHLLWLESCERLWREGIAFRAVLVGERTTEAGGEVVAEVARLRGLGRPLEWISGADDATLRGLYRSATFTVYPSLKEGFGLPILESLAFGKACLCGNSGAVAEVAEGGGCLPVDMADAAALAEAMRRLLLSPGERERLEREARARHFLTWGEYARRFLAALMPR; encoded by the coding sequence TTGACAACATTAGAAGGCCACGGCGGCGGGGAGCGGTTTTTCGTCGATGTCACGGGCTGCGCCCTCCACGGCGGGCGCGGCGGCATCCCCCGGATGAGCCGGGAGTTGTTCGGCGCCTTGCAGACAACCCTCGCCGGAACCGCCCCGGTCGTTCCCCTCACCTGGGAGGAGCCCCTCGGGGCCTTCGCCCGCCTCGGCTTCTTCCACCACCTCCATTTCCGGGACTGGATTCCATTCCGCAAGCGGGCCTCGCTCGCGGAACGGAAATGGCGCGGCTGGACGCGCCGGAGGCGGGCCCTCGGCTCCGGCGACCTCGACGGCGCGTGGCTGGTCTTGAGCGAGGTCTTCACCGACGGGCGGCTCCGCTGGCTCAGCCGCGCGCGGGAATCGTCACCCCGCATGAAGATCGCCGCCGTCTTCCACGACGGGATCGCGCTGACCCATCCCCACTGGGTCTCCCCGCAGGCCCTCTCCGGCTTCGAGGCCTACGCCGAGGCGCTGACCCGCTGCGACGCGGTGATCTGCGTCTCCCGGCAATCGCGGGACGACCTCGTCGCCTTCTGGGCCGCGCGGGGATGGCCCGCCGCCCGGACCGAGGTGCTGCACTGGCCCCTGCCCGGCATCGCGGCGGGGGACGGAGGCAATGCGGATGCGGCCCGTCCGGAGGCGGAGCCCCGCCTCCTCTGCGTCTCCTCGCTCGAGCCGAGGAAAAATCACCTCCTCTGGCTCGAAAGCTGCGAGCGGCTGTGGCGGGAAGGGATCGCCTTCCGCGCCGTGCTGGTCGGCGAGCGGACGACCGAGGCGGGCGGCGAGGTCGTCGCCGAGGTGGCGCGATTGCGCGGGCTGGGACGGCCGCTCGAATGGATCTCCGGGGCCGACGACGCGACGCTGCGCGGGCTCTACCGCTCGGCGACCTTCACCGTCTATCCCTCGCTGAAGGAAGGCTTCGGCCTCCCGATCCTGGAGAGCCTCGCCTTCGGCAAGGCCTGTCTCTGCGGGAACAGCGGCGCGGTCGCCGAGGTTGCCGAGGGGGGCGGCTGCCTGCCGGTCGACATGGCCGATGCCGCGGCCCTCGCCGAAGCGATGCGCCGCCTCCTCCTCTCCCCGGGCGAGCGGGAACGGCTCGAGCGCGAAGCCCGCGCCCGGCACTTCCTGACGTGGGGGGAATACGCGCGGCGCTTCCTGGCCGCCCTCATGCCCCGTTAG
- a CDS encoding SDR family NAD(P)-dependent oxidoreductase, whose amino-acid sequence MNSSPKTALVTGGAGFIGSHLAERLVREGHRVRILDNLKTGSRENLDNLAALAPVDFIEGDLRDPQKVEEAVAGCDWVFHLAALVSVPESFSKLEECEEINSRGTLHLLRAASRQASRFLSASTCAVYGDARTLPIAETAPLDPLSPYAAAKLAAEWHCRHIAQTTPLQTLSLRFFNVYGPRQRADSPYSGVIAKFIDAAKRGQAPTIHGDGGQTRDFIHVTDVAACLLRCASSETPFTPGLALNVGTGEAVSLLTLWEAIEKAAGLSLPPLFAPPRQGDIRHSRADARKALDLFGWKAECPLAQGIATLL is encoded by the coding sequence ATGAACTCTTCCCCCAAGACCGCCCTCGTCACCGGCGGTGCCGGCTTCATCGGCTCCCACCTCGCCGAACGGCTGGTGCGGGAGGGCCACCGGGTCCGCATCCTCGACAACCTCAAGACGGGCTCGCGGGAGAACCTCGACAACCTCGCCGCCCTGGCTCCCGTCGACTTCATCGAGGGCGACCTCCGCGATCCGCAAAAGGTCGAGGAGGCCGTCGCGGGCTGCGATTGGGTCTTCCACCTCGCCGCCCTCGTCTCGGTTCCCGAGTCGTTCTCGAAGCTCGAGGAATGCGAGGAGATCAACTCCCGCGGCACCCTCCACCTCCTCCGCGCGGCAAGCCGCCAAGCCAGCCGCTTCCTCTCCGCCTCGACCTGCGCCGTCTACGGCGACGCCCGCACCCTCCCCATCGCCGAGACCGCCCCCCTCGACCCCCTCAGCCCCTACGCGGCGGCGAAACTGGCCGCCGAATGGCACTGCCGCCACATCGCGCAGACCACCCCCCTCCAGACCCTCTCCCTCCGCTTCTTCAACGTCTACGGCCCCCGCCAGCGGGCCGACTCCCCCTACTCCGGCGTCATCGCGAAATTCATCGACGCAGCGAAGCGGGGCCAGGCCCCGACGATCCACGGCGACGGCGGCCAGACGCGGGACTTCATCCACGTCACCGACGTCGCCGCCTGCCTCCTCCGCTGCGCCTCCTCCGAGACCCCCTTCACCCCCGGCCTCGCCCTCAACGTCGGGACCGGCGAGGCCGTCTCCCTCCTCACCCTCTGGGAGGCCATCGAAAAAGCCGCCGGCCTCTCCCTCCCCCCGCTCTTCGCCCCGCCCCGCCAGGGCGACATCCGCCACTCCCGGGCCGACGCCCGCAAGGCGCTCGACCTCTTCGGCTGGAAAGCCGAATGCCCCCTCGCCCAGGGCATCGCGACGCTTCTGTAA